The nucleotide sequence CGATACGGGCTCAGCTTCCGCCTGGATCGGGGCGGCACGGCGACCGTGCCGCAGACCGTCCGGCTGGTGCGGGAGTACACGTTCGACCCGACGCAGATCCTCGCCAAGGAGCAGGAGGAGCGCGAGCTCCTGCGCGAGATGCAGAGCGAAGCGGCGCAGCAGATCGTGCGCCGGGTCGCGCGACTGAAACCGGCGGAACCGCCGGCCGGGGCGGATGAGGGCGAATAGTCCGGCGGCGCGCCGGTCCCAATGACATGCAGCTCAACGCCGACCAGCTGATACAGCAGCTCAAGCGCGGTCTCGCTCCGGTCTACCTGTTGACCGGCGACGAGCCCTTGCTCCTGCAGGAGTGCGCCGACGCGATACGCGCCACGGCACGGGCGCAGGGTTTCGGCGAGCGGGAACTGAGCGTGGTGGAGTCCGGCTTCGACTGGCCGGCTTTCTACGCGGGCACGCGCGCCGGCTCCCTCTTCGCGGAGCGGCGGTTCATCGAGTTGCGCCTCCCGACCGGAAAGCCCGGCGAGGAGGGCGCGCGGACGCTGACGGAGATCGCGCAGGAGGCCGCCGCCGGGGACCTCGTGCTCCTCGTCGTCGCGGGCAAGCTCGACAAGGCGGCGCGCGCGGCCAAGTGGGTCTCGGCCCTCGAGCGCGCCGGGGCGATGGTGACGGTCTACCCGGTCGACGCGCGCGAGCTGCCGGCGTGGATCGGAAGGCGCATGCGCGCGAGCGGCTTGACGCCCGGTCCGGGGGTCGCGGACATGCTCGCCCATTACATGGAGGGAAATCTCCTCGCCTGCGCGCAGGAGATCGAAAAGCTCGCGCTCGCGGGACTCACGACCGTCAGCTCGGATGACATCGCCGGCGTGCTCGGCGACAATGCCCGGTTCAGCGTGTACGGGCTTTCGGACGCCTGTCTCGCGGGCGACGGCGCCGCCGGCCTGCGTATCCTGCGCAGCCTCGAGGCGGACGGCACCGCCCCCGCACTCGTCCTGTGGGCGCTTGCGCGCGAGGCGCGCGAGCTCGCGAGGATGAGCTCGGCGGTCTCCGCCGGGAGGCCGGAGGCCCAGGTGCTCGAGGAGTTCAAGGTCTGGCCGCGCCGGCGTAGCCTGATGCGGCGGGCGCTCGGGCGCCGGGACGCGGCCGGATGGCGCGACGTCCTGCAGACCGCGGCGCGCGTGGATCGCGTGGTCAAGGGCCGTGCGGACGGCTCGGCCTGGCTCGAGCTCGAACGCCTGGCGCTGGCGATCGCCGGCCAGGCTCCGGCGGGCCACTCATTGCGTGGAGGGTTTCGATGAAAGCGGCTACCGTACCGACGTCGACCGATATCCGGGACTACATGCGCGCGCTCGGCGAGCGGGCGCGCGCCGCCGCGCGCGTGCTCGCGCGCGCCGAGACCGCGGCGAAGGACGCGGCGCTGCTCGCCATGAGCGCGGCGATCGAGCGCAACCGCGCGATGCTGCTCGCCGAGAACCGCAAGGATCTCGAGGCGGGCGCCAGACAGGGTCTGGACGCCGCGATGCTGGATCGCCTGGAGCTCAATGACGCGCGCCTCGCTTCGATGGCCGAAGGCCTGCGTCAGATCGCCGCGCTGCCGGATCCGGTGGGCGAGATCAGCGACCTCAAGTACCGGCCCTCCGGCATCCAGGTCGGCCGCATGCGGGTGCCGCTCGGGGTCATCGGGATCATCTACGAGTCGCGTCCCAACGTCACCGCGGACGCCGCCGGGCTTTGCCTCAAGAGCGGCAACGCCTGCATCCTGCGCGGCGGCAGCGAGGCAATCCACTCGAACCGCGCCGTCGCCGAGTGCATCCAGGAGGGCCTGAAGCAGGCGGGCCTGCCGGCCGACGCGGTGCTCGTCGTCGAGACCACCGACCGCGCCGCGGTGGGCGAGCTCGTGCGCATGAAAGGGCACGTCGACGTCATCGTGCCGCGCGGCGGCAAGGGGCTCATCGAGCGGATCTCCGGTGAGGCGACCGTGCCGGTCATCAAGCACCTGCACGGCGTGTGCCACGTCTACATCGACGAGCGTGCCGATCTGGAGAAGGCCGCGCGCGTGGCGTTCAACGCCAAGTGCCAGCGGTACGGCACGTGCAACACCATGGAAACGCTGCTCGTGCACCACGCGGTGGCGGAGCAGATCCTGCCGATGCTCGGCCGGATGTACCGGGAACAGGGCGTCGAGCTCCGGGTCTGCGAGCGCACGCGCGCAATCCTCGGGGACGCGAAGCCGGCGACCGAGGAAGACTGGTACACGGAGTACCTGGCGCCCATTCTGTCGATCCGCATCGTCGACGATCTCGACCAGGCGATCGACCACATCGCGCAGTACGGCTCGCAGCATACGGACAGCATCGTCACCGAGGACATCACGCGCGCCCGGCGCTTCCTGCGGGAGGTGGACTCCAGCTCCGTGATGGTCAACGCCTCGACGCGCTTCGCCGACGGGTTCGAGTACGGCCTCGGCGCCGAGATCGGCATCTCCACCGACAAGATCCACGCCCGTGGTCCGGTCGGCCTCGAGGGACTCACCTCCCAGAAGTTCGTCGTGCTCGGTGACGGGCACGTCCGGTCTTGATGAGTGCGCCGGCGAACCTGCTCCCCCGCTCTCCTTGCGTGGCGAGCCGGGGGAGAGCGGGCATGTCGGGCGCGAGCGTGGCGTGCTGTCGTTGGTTACCTCGCTGAACCGGCTCGTCCCCGCACGCCAGTCCTCTCTCCCGAAAGCGGAGAGCGTGGCTTCTCCCGGACTCCCCTCCCGCGAGCCGGAGAGGAAACTTCCGAATGATCCGGGTCGAGGCGCGCTGCGCGCGCGTTTCATATGATCGGGATCCTCGGCGGGACGTTCGATCCCATTCATTACGGGCACCTGCGGCCGGCGCAGGACGCCGCGCGGCAGCTCGGGCTGACGGAGCTGCGGCTCGTGCCGGCGGCGACCCCACCCCACCGACGGCGCCCGGTCGCGCATGCGGCGCAGCGGCTGCGCATGGTCGAGCTGGCCGTCGCCGAGTTTCCCGGCCTGGCGGTGGACGATCGCGAGATACGCCGGGGCGGCCTCTCGTACACCGTGCCCACGCTCGAGTCCGTGCGCGCGGAGATCGGCACCACACCGCTTTGCCTGTTGCTCGGCACGGATGCCTTCCGCGACATCGAGAGCTGGCACCGCTGGTCACGGCTCCCCGAGCTCGCTCATCTCGTCGTGCTCGGCCGGCCCGGATTCCCGGCTCCCGATGCCGCCGACCTGCCTGTCTGGGCGCGCAAGCGTCTCGTGGCCGGCCCCGGCGAGCTGCGCACGCGGAGCGCGGGAGGCCTGCTGTTCCTCGAGGTCGAGCCACACGACGTCTCGGCGACCCGCATCCGCGCCGCCATCGCCCGGGGCGAAACGCCGCCCGCCGAGTGGCTGCCGGCCTCCGTGCTGGACTACATCCGCCGAAACGGTATCTATCGAAGCGAGGCCGCATGACTACCCGAGCCGCCCAGCTGCGCAGGCAAATCCGCGACGCGCTCGACGACGCGAAGGCGCGCGATGTCGTCCTCATCGATGTGCGCGACGTCGCGATGTTCACGGACTACATGTATATCGCCACCGGGACCTCGAACCGGCATGTGATGTCGGTCGCTGACCGCGTGATCGACAGGCTCCGGGAGCGGGGCCGCAAGCCCACGGGCGTCGAGGGCATGGAAGGGGGCGACTGGGTGCTGATCGACTACGGCGACGTGGTCGTGCACGTGATGCGCGAGCAGACGCGCGACTTCTACAACCTGGAGAAGCTCTGGGCCGAAGGCAAGCGGGTGGCCGAGAGGAAATGAAATCTTGAATGTTGAATTCTCAATGTCGAATCAAGGAGCGCACGCTGCGCGCGCTTCAATTCAGAATTGAGAATCTGACATTCGACATTGCATCGTGCAGATCCACCTCATCGCCGTGGGCACGCGCATGCCGCAGTGGGTCGAAGAGGGCTACGCGGAGTACGCGAAGCGCCTCCCGACGCAGCTTCGCCTGACTCTCCGGGAGATCCCCGCCGGGCGGCGGACGAAGGGGGCGGATCTGGAGCGGTTGCTGCGCGACGAGGGCGAGCGCGTGCTGGCTGCGGTTCCGGCGCGCGCGCGCGTGATCGCGCTCGAGCGCACCGGGCGCAGCCTCGCCACGCGCGAGCTCGCCGCCGCCGTCCAGGCGCAGCTCGCCCGCGGCGCGGATCTCGCGCTGCTCGTGGGCGGTCCCGAGGGGCTGGCCCCGGCCTGTCTGGCGCGGGCGGACGAAACCTGGTCGCTGTCCGCGCTCACGCTCGCGCACCCGGTGGTCCGGGTCGTGCTCGCCGAGCAGCTCTATCGGGCGTGGAGCATCATCGCGGGAACGCCTTACCATCGCTGAGGCGACGGCAAGCCCCAGGTCACAGGTTCTGAGTAACATGTCGATGCTGCGCGCGAAGCGCTTCTCACGCTGATCACTTGTCACTTGTCTCTGACATCATGATTTACCTTGCCTCCGCCAGTCCCCGTCGGCGCGAGCTCCTCGCCCAGGCCGGGCTCGCGTTCGAGGTCGTTCCCTCGAACATCGTCGAGCTGGCCCGGGAGGGCGAGCCGCCTGCCGAGTACGTGCAACGCGTCGCGCTCGACAAGGCGCGCTTCGTCGCGAAGGTCGTCCGCGAGCGAGGCCTCCCGGCGCGCCCGGTCCTCGGGGCCGATACCGAGGTCGTGCTCGACGGCGCGGTCCTCGGCAAGCCGCGCGACCGCGCGGACGGCATTGCGATGCTGCGGCGACTGTCGGGCCGCGCGCACTCGGTGTTGACCGGCATCGCGCTCGTGCATCAGGATGGAGAGTACGGCGCGCTTTCCGAAAGCCGCGTGACGTTTGCGCGGTTGACCGACGACGAGATCGCGCGCTACTGGGAGACCGGCGAGCCGGCCGACAAGGCCGGGGGCTACGCCATCCAGGGTCGTGGCGCCGTTTTCATCAGCCGGATCGAGGGCAGCTATTCGGGGGTCGTGGGGCTGCCGCTGCACGAGCTCGCCGAGCTCCTCAAGCGGGCCGGAGCGGCCGCGCTTCCGTAAGGACGACCGGATGAGCGAAGAGATTCTCATAAACGTTACCCCGCAGGAAACCCGCGCCGCCGCGATCGAGAACGGCGTGCTGCAGGGCGAGGCGGGGGCGTCGCGAATGCACTTAACGTGCATTCGCGCCGCCGAGCGCCCGGCCATGGATGGCCGGGCTGGGGTTCAACGGAGCGGTGACGTTACGCCAGGGATGGCTGGCACAGCCGCAGCACGCTATCGGGGATGAGCGAAGAGATTCTCATAAACGTTACCCCGCAGGAAACCCGCGCCGCCGCGATCGAGAACGGCGTGCTGCAGGGCGAGGCGGGGGCGTCGCGAATGCACTTAACGTGCATTCGCGCCGCCGAGCGCCCGGCCATGGATGGCCGGGCTGGGGTTCAACGGAGCGGTGACGTTACGCCAGGGATGGCTGGCACAGCCGCAGCACGCTATCGGGGATGAGCGAAGAGATTCTCATAAACGTTACCCCGCAGGAAACCCGCGTCGCCGCGATCGAGAACGGCGTGCTGCAGGAGGTCTACGTCGAGCGCGCGCGCAGCCGGGGCATCGTCGGCAACGTCTACAAGGGTCGGGTCGCGCGCATCCTCCCGGGGATGCAGGCCGCCTTCGTCGACATCGGTCTCAATCGCGCGGCCTTCCTGCACGCCTCCGATATTCGTACGCCGGAGGCGCCGGCGCGCGAGCGCGCGGCGGTCGCCCTCGACCAGAGCGGCGCCGCCGTCGCCCGCGTGAGCAACGGCAACGCCTGGCCGGCGCCGCGCATCAACGAGCTGCTGCACGACGAGCAGGAGCTGGTGGTGCAGGTGGTGAAGGACCCCCTGGGCACGAAGGGCGCCCGGCTCACGACGCAGATCACGCTCCCCGCGCGCTACCTGGTCTACATGCCGTACTCGCGACACATCGGCGTTTCGCAGAGGATCGGCGACGACACCACCCGCGAGCGGCTGCGCAACCTTCTGCGCTCGCTCACCGAGAGCGACGAGGGCGGCTACATTCTCCGCACGATGGCGGAGACCGCGGCCGAGGAAGAGATCGAGACGGACGTGCGCTACCTGCGGCGGATCTGGTCGGCGTGCCAGGAGCGCATCAAGAGCGCCAAGCCCGGGGAGCTCATCCACGAAGACCTGCCGCTCGCGCTGCGCGCCATGCGGGACCTCGTGCGCGCGAACGTCGAGAAGATCCGCATCGACTCTCGCGAGACGTACCTCAAGGCGATCGACTTCGCGATCAAGTTCATTCCCGAGACCGCCGAGCGCATCGAGTACTACCCGGGGGAGCGGCCGATCTTCGACCTGTACTCGGTCGAGGACGAGATCCAGAAGGCGCTCGCGCGCAAGGTGCTGCTGAAGAGCGGCGGCTACCTCGTGATCGACCAGACCGAGGCGATGACCACGATCGACGTGAACACCGGCGCGTATGTCGGGCGCAAGAGCCTCGAGGAGACGCTGTTCAAGACCAATCTCGAGGCGGCGCAGGCGATCGCGCGGCAGCTGAGGCTCCGCAATCTCGGCGGCATGATCATCGTCGACTTCATCGACATGAGCGACCCGGACCACAAGCGCGCCGTGCTGCGCGCCCTCGAAAAGGCGCTCGCGCGCGACCGGACCAAGGTGTACATGACCGAAATGTCGCCGCTCGGTCTGGTCGAGCTCACGCGCAAGCGCACGCGCGAGTCGCTCGAGCATGTCCTCTGCCAGCCGTGCCCGGTCTGCCAGGGGCGGGGCACGCTCAAGACGCCGCAGACCGTCTGTTACGAGATCTTCCGCGAGATCCTGCGCGAGGCGCGCCAGTTCGGCGCCGACGAGTACCTGGTCGTCGCCTCGCAGGTCGTGATCGACCTCCTCCTGGACGAAGAAGCGACGAGCCTGCTCCAGCTGCAGGAGTTCATCGGGAAGCCGATCCAGCTCAAGGTGGAGCCGCTTTACCACCAGGAGCAGTACGACGTCGTGCTGTTGTAGACTCCGCTTCCCGATGTCCGACCGTCGCCGCAGGACCGGTGACCGGCGTTGAAACGCCGACCGGCGGCTCTCCGGCTCCTAACCTATAATTTCCCAGTACCCGTTTCCGGCCGACGCGGCAGCCTGCCTGCATGAAGCACCCGGTTGGTTCCACCGCCCGCCGCGCGGCCCGCTATGCGGTCTACGCGGCCGCCTCGATCCTCGTGCTGCTCGCCGGGCTGCACGTCGTCGCGCGGACGCTGCTCCCCCACCTCGCCGACCGCAAGGACGAGCTCGAAGCCTACCTCAGCGACAAGGCCCAGCGGGCGGTGCGGATCGACGGTCTCGAAGCCTACTGGGACGGTATCTATCCGGGCGCACACCTCCGCGGCATCGCGGTATCGGCTCCGGAAGGAGGCGAGGCCGTGCGGCTGGCGGAAGTCCGCCTTACCATCCGGCTGCTCCCGCTGCTGCGCGGCGAGTTTCGCATTCACCGCCTGGTGCTCGTCCGTCCTTCGCTGACGCTCGAACGCCTTCCTTCCGGCGACATCCGGCTCGTCGGCCTCGGCGTCGATGCGGCCCGGCCGAACGGCGATGACCGGCTCACGCCCTTCCTGTTTCAGCAGGGACAGGTGCTCGTACGCGACGGCGACCTCACGTGGATCGATGCGCGCGAGGCGCAGGCGCCGGTGCGGTTGACGCAAGTCGCGTTGAGCCTGCGCAACAACGGGAACCGCCATCGGCTGGAGGCGGCCGCGCGCTTCCCGGACGCGATGTGCCGCGAATGCCGGCTCACGGCCGATATCGACGGCAACCCGCTCGCGGGACGGGACTGGGAGGGCGAGATCCGGATCGAGGCCAGCGGGCTCGACGCATCGGCCCTGCCCCCGGTCGTGCGCGAGCGGCTGCCGGCGGAGTTCCGGGGAAGCTTCGACGTACGCCTCTGGACGGATTGGGCGGAGGGCCTGCCGCGGGCCGTGCGCGGCCCGGCCGCGGTCGCGGATCTGCGGCTGCCGCTGCCCGGTTTCGGGCAGCCGCTCGCCGTCCACCGGGCCGCAGGCGACATCAACTGGAAGCGCCGCCGCGGGGGCTGGCAGCTCGACCTCGACGGGCTCGTCCTCGGGCTGGCGGGCGAACCCTGGCGCGCGGAGCGGCTGCGCCTCGCGCACGCGGACGGGGAGAACGTCCTGCAGGTGAAACATCTGAACCTCGACGACGTCACCGCGTTCGCGACGGCCGTGAAGGGAGAGCACGGATGGTTGAGTCGGTGGGCGGACCTGAGTCCCGAGGGCACCATCGACAACCTGGATGCGCGCGTATATGGCCCGCTCGAAGCGCCGACGACCTTCGAGGTCACGGCCGACCTGAAGCGGGTCGGCATGACGGCCTACGAAAAGATCCCCGGCGTCCGCGGCGTCACGGGGCGCATCGAGGTCCAGCGGTACGGCGGCGAGATGATGCTCGACGCCGGCGACTTCGTGCTCGATCTGCCGCGTGTGTTCCGCGCGCCGCTCGCCATGCGCCGTGCGACCGGCAAGCTCGTCTGGGAGCGGACGTCCGCGCACTGGGCGATCGAGGGAACGGATCTGCGCGTGGCCGGCGAGGACGGGGAGGGCGAGGGCGCGCTCGAGCTGCTGATCCCGCACGACCGCGCCCGGTCCCCGGTGCTCAAGCTGCGCGCCGACTTCCGCAACGGCAACGGCGCCCACGCCGCCCGGTACTACCCGGTGAGGCACCTCCCGCCCCGCATGCTCGCCTGGATGGAGTCGGCCTTCGTGGGCGGACGTATCACGGCGGGGTCCCTCGTGTACGACGGCCCCATTCGCGCCTTTCCTTTCGAGGACGGCGAGGGGCGCTTCGAGCTGCGCGGCCAGGTGAAGGACGGCGTCTACCGCTTCCTGCGCGGGTGGGAGCCGGTCACGCATGCGCAGGCCGACGTGGAGATCCGCGGCTCGCACGTGAAGGTGACCGGACAGGGAAGGATCGGTCGGCTCCGGGCGAGCGACATCAACGTCGAGGTCCTCGGGCGGAAAGGTTCGCCGGAGCGCGAGGTGCGCGTGGAAGGACAGGTGCACGGCCCGGTGGGCGAGACCGTGCGGATACTGCAGTCCGTCGAGCCGGCACGGTCCTGGCGCGCCTGGCTGCCGGACGGCTTGCGCGCGAGCGGGGACGGCGCCCTGGCGCTGCGTGTGCGGGTCCCGCTCAAGCGGCCGGGATACGAAATGCAGGGCGAGTACCGCGTGACGAACGCGACGGTGCGACTCGACGGCATGGCCGCGGCGGAGGGCGTCGGCGGCGGGGTGCGATTCAACGAGCGCGGTCTCGTCGGCGGCGATCTCGCCGGGCGACTCTTCGGCGGACCGGCATTGTTCCTGGCCGAGACGCGCGACGGGCGTTTACGGGTGGAGGCGAACGGAGAGGCGCTGGCGACCAGCCTGCTGTCCGTTCGTCCGGCCCTCGCCGACCGCGTGAGCGGCCTGGTCCCCTGGACCTTCGCCCTGGATGCGGGCGCCGATGCGCAGGCCGTGCGGTTCGAGGCGCCGCTCGGCCAGGTGCGGTCGCAGTTGCCGTCACCGCTCGGTCCGAACCGGCTGCTCGACGAGAGACTCGTCGTCCAGACGGAGCTCAGTCGGCCGAGCGTGCACGTCCTGGACATCAAGGCCGGAAACGCGGCAGCCGGAAAGCTCGTGTTCACGCGCGAGGACGACCGCTGGCGTTTCGCGCGCGGCCGCGTGGAGCTGGGGGCCGGACAGGGCGAGCTGCCGCGCAACCCCGGCCTGCATCTGAACGCCGTCATCGACCATGTCGACGTCGACGAATGGCTGCCGCTGCTCGGTGGCGACGCCGACGGTGAAGGGCCGCCGCCCGTGTCCCGCGTGACCGCGCGCGTCCGGCGACTGGACATGCTCGACCGGAGCTGGGGACTTGCGACGTTCGATCTCGTGCCCAAGGACGGCGGCTGGCACGGCACCGTCGACGGTCAGGCGGCCGCAGGACGGGTGCGCTACCGCCACGGGTCGCGCGGGGCCGTGCAGAAACCGTCGCCGCCGCGCTTCGACCTCGACCTGCTGTTCCTGCGGCTGCCCGAAAAGAAGCATCCGGGGCGCGACACCGCCGTGGAGCCGCAGCGTCTGCCGGCCATTGCGCTCCGGGCCGGCGTGTACACCCACGGCGAGCGCACGCTCGGCGCCGTCGAGTTCGAGGCCGCCCCGTTCGAGCGCGGCTGGCGCATCGAGCGGTTCAGCCTCCGGCGTCCGGAGATGACCGTCGTCGGGCAGGGGGCCTGGCGCGCGGCCGGTAACCGGCAGACGAGCGAAGTGAGCTTCGAGTTCCGCAGCAGCGACATGGGCGCGACCCTCGCTGCGTTCGGTGCGCCGGACCAGATGGCTCAGGGCGAGGCGCAGATGTCCGCGCGCCTGGCCTGGCCCGGCTCGCCGTCCAATCCGCGGCTCAACGGGCTCGACGGCGAGGTGAAGCTCTCCGCCGACAAGGGTCGCTT is from Sulfurifustis variabilis and encodes:
- a CDS encoding glutamate-5-semialdehyde dehydrogenase; translation: MKAATVPTSTDIRDYMRALGERARAAARVLARAETAAKDAALLAMSAAIERNRAMLLAENRKDLEAGARQGLDAAMLDRLELNDARLASMAEGLRQIAALPDPVGEISDLKYRPSGIQVGRMRVPLGVIGIIYESRPNVTADAAGLCLKSGNACILRGGSEAIHSNRAVAECIQEGLKQAGLPADAVLVVETTDRAAVGELVRMKGHVDVIVPRGGKGLIERISGEATVPVIKHLHGVCHVYIDERADLEKAARVAFNAKCQRYGTCNTMETLLVHHAVAEQILPMLGRMYREQGVELRVCERTRAILGDAKPATEEDWYTEYLAPILSIRIVDDLDQAIDHIAQYGSQHTDSIVTEDITRARRFLREVDSSSVMVNASTRFADGFEYGLGAEIGISTDKIHARGPVGLEGLTSQKFVVLGDGHVRS
- the nadD gene encoding nicotinate-nucleotide adenylyltransferase, coding for MIGILGGTFDPIHYGHLRPAQDAARQLGLTELRLVPAATPPHRRRPVAHAAQRLRMVELAVAEFPGLAVDDREIRRGGLSYTVPTLESVRAEIGTTPLCLLLGTDAFRDIESWHRWSRLPELAHLVVLGRPGFPAPDAADLPVWARKRLVAGPGELRTRSAGGLLFLEVEPHDVSATRIRAAIARGETPPAEWLPASVLDYIRRNGIYRSEAA
- the rsfS gene encoding ribosome silencing factor; its protein translation is MTTRAAQLRRQIRDALDDAKARDVVLIDVRDVAMFTDYMYIATGTSNRHVMSVADRVIDRLRERGRKPTGVEGMEGGDWVLIDYGDVVVHVMREQTRDFYNLEKLWAEGKRVAERK
- the rng gene encoding ribonuclease G, with translation MSEEILINVTPQETRVAAIENGVLQEVYVERARSRGIVGNVYKGRVARILPGMQAAFVDIGLNRAAFLHASDIRTPEAPARERAAVALDQSGAAVARVSNGNAWPAPRINELLHDEQELVVQVVKDPLGTKGARLTTQITLPARYLVYMPYSRHIGVSQRIGDDTTRERLRNLLRSLTESDEGGYILRTMAETAAEEEIETDVRYLRRIWSACQERIKSAKPGELIHEDLPLALRAMRDLVRANVEKIRIDSRETYLKAIDFAIKFIPETAERIEYYPGERPIFDLYSVEDEIQKALARKVLLKSGGYLVIDQTEAMTTIDVNTGAYVGRKSLEETLFKTNLEAAQAIARQLRLRNLGGMIIVDFIDMSDPDHKRAVLRALEKALARDRTKVYMTEMSPLGLVELTRKRTRESLEHVLCQPCPVCQGRGTLKTPQTVCYEIFREILREARQFGADEYLVVASQVVIDLLLDEEATSLLQLQEFIGKPIQLKVEPLYHQEQYDVVLL
- the rlmH gene encoding 23S rRNA (pseudouridine(1915)-N(3))-methyltransferase RlmH → MQIHLIAVGTRMPQWVEEGYAEYAKRLPTQLRLTLREIPAGRRTKGADLERLLRDEGERVLAAVPARARVIALERTGRSLATRELAAAVQAQLARGADLALLVGGPEGLAPACLARADETWSLSALTLAHPVVRVVLAEQLYRAWSIIAGTPYHR
- a CDS encoding YhdP family protein; amino-acid sequence: MKHPVGSTARRAARYAVYAAASILVLLAGLHVVARTLLPHLADRKDELEAYLSDKAQRAVRIDGLEAYWDGIYPGAHLRGIAVSAPEGGEAVRLAEVRLTIRLLPLLRGEFRIHRLVLVRPSLTLERLPSGDIRLVGLGVDAARPNGDDRLTPFLFQQGQVLVRDGDLTWIDAREAQAPVRLTQVALSLRNNGNRHRLEAAARFPDAMCRECRLTADIDGNPLAGRDWEGEIRIEASGLDASALPPVVRERLPAEFRGSFDVRLWTDWAEGLPRAVRGPAAVADLRLPLPGFGQPLAVHRAAGDINWKRRRGGWQLDLDGLVLGLAGEPWRAERLRLAHADGENVLQVKHLNLDDVTAFATAVKGEHGWLSRWADLSPEGTIDNLDARVYGPLEAPTTFEVTADLKRVGMTAYEKIPGVRGVTGRIEVQRYGGEMMLDAGDFVLDLPRVFRAPLAMRRATGKLVWERTSAHWAIEGTDLRVAGEDGEGEGALELLIPHDRARSPVLKLRADFRNGNGAHAARYYPVRHLPPRMLAWMESAFVGGRITAGSLVYDGPIRAFPFEDGEGRFELRGQVKDGVYRFLRGWEPVTHAQADVEIRGSHVKVTGQGRIGRLRASDINVEVLGRKGSPEREVRVEGQVHGPVGETVRILQSVEPARSWRAWLPDGLRASGDGALALRVRVPLKRPGYEMQGEYRVTNATVRLDGMAAAEGVGGGVRFNERGLVGGDLAGRLFGGPALFLAETRDGRLRVEANGEALATSLLSVRPALADRVSGLVPWTFALDAGADAQAVRFEAPLGQVRSQLPSPLGPNRLLDERLVVQTELSRPSVHVLDIKAGNAAAGKLVFTREDDRWRFARGRVELGAGQGELPRNPGLHLNAVIDHVDVDEWLPLLGGDADGEGPPPVSRVTARVRRLDMLDRSWGLATFDLVPKDGGWHGTVDGQAAAGRVRYRHGSRGAVQKPSPPRFDLDLLFLRLPEKKHPGRDTAVEPQRLPAIALRAGVYTHGERTLGAVEFEAAPFERGWRIERFSLRRPEMTVVGQGAWRAAGNRQTSEVSFEFRSSDMGATLAAFGAPDQMAQGEAQMSARLAWPGSPSNPRLNGLDGEVKLSADKGRFLQVKPGAARLFGLLDLKSIARYFTFDFAPAFGKGLAFDEIRGRVQIERGNAYTQGMTIKGPSLGLAINGRVGLAAEDYDLIVEANPKISDAVTLTSWGLFGPQAAAAALAIQKIFKKQIASGTRVTYVVKGPWDGPTVTRLGKPAGENGSTENGGG
- a CDS encoding Maf family protein; this translates as MIYLASASPRRRELLAQAGLAFEVVPSNIVELAREGEPPAEYVQRVALDKARFVAKVVRERGLPARPVLGADTEVVLDGAVLGKPRDRADGIAMLRRLSGRAHSVLTGIALVHQDGEYGALSESRVTFARLTDDEIARYWETGEPADKAGGYAIQGRGAVFISRIEGSYSGVVGLPLHELAELLKRAGAAALP
- the holA gene encoding DNA polymerase III subunit delta, whose translation is MQLNADQLIQQLKRGLAPVYLLTGDEPLLLQECADAIRATARAQGFGERELSVVESGFDWPAFYAGTRAGSLFAERRFIELRLPTGKPGEEGARTLTEIAQEAAAGDLVLLVVAGKLDKAARAAKWVSALERAGAMVTVYPVDARELPAWIGRRMRASGLTPGPGVADMLAHYMEGNLLACAQEIEKLALAGLTTVSSDDIAGVLGDNARFSVYGLSDACLAGDGAAGLRILRSLEADGTAPALVLWALAREARELARMSSAVSAGRPEAQVLEEFKVWPRRRSLMRRALGRRDAAGWRDVLQTAARVDRVVKGRADGSAWLELERLALAIAGQAPAGHSLRGGFR